Part of the Eriocheir sinensis breed Jianghai 21 unplaced genomic scaffold, ASM2467909v1 Scaffold1472, whole genome shotgun sequence genome is shown below.
GAAGCACAGAGGAATTACAAAGCTTAACCTCCTTAAAACTACCGAAGCAAAgcgagtaaagaagaaaaggaggattacATAAGACGATCGGAAATTAGAAagcgaaaaaaggagaaagtcagacgggaaacaagaggaaaaagacaaaataagaaagaaagaaacgaggaaatCATATCACAGGAAAACAAGCGAGTAAGAAAGTGAAAAACAAGGAAACGAAACAAATAGTATTATACAAGAAGCAAGACGAACAAGAAGAGTAATCAAGGCTTATCCAAGAGTTTTCTGAAGAGTAGCATCTTCGGATAGGCCAGCGAGATGGAAGCCCTTGCCAGATCATTGTCCAGCATCCCACGCGTCGCATCCCTCTGTAAGCCAgccgtctgtctttctgttaaGCTGTCTGTCTAGTCTGTTCCGTCTGCTGTCCATCTGCTTAtatgtctgtttttgtttgtcttcatcctttcattcttcaACTTGCCTGGCCTtcaatccgtctgtctgtctatttggctgtctgtctggttttgtttgttttcacccATTCATCTTTCAacttgtctgtctgtgcctgtccaTTCGTCTCTCCGTCTGTCCTTGTGTCCATCTTACTGTCTCTTATCCagctgtatgtgtttgtgttcgtctgtctgtttatccatTCTCTTGTTTTGTTCATCTGTTAgtcatccattttttccctcttcccctttcttcttttctccattttttccccttcttcctcatccttctcaatCATCCtcgttcttcgttttctctccctctcatcatctCTGTATTTCCTCACCCTTTTAATCCTCTTActcattcttctatttctcttcttcatccttctaatCTTTtaactcatccttttcctcttcctcagccttcttttcctttcttcctccttctattccttcattttctctcccttttcctcatccttcttttcctttaattctcatccttctttttctgtccctctcctcctcctctccttccttttatttcttcattttctctcccttttcctcatccttctttttctgtccctctcctcctcctctccttccttttatttcttcattttctcttcctttttctcatgcttattttcctctttctcatctttcttttcctctcttccttctttatctcctcctcctcctcgtgtctccctcttcctcattctcctttaccTCTCATTCTCAtccgttttttcctctccccttccttccattcctctcctcctcgtgtctccctcttcctcatccgttttttcctcccccctcttccttccattcctctcctcctcctcctcctcgtgtctcccTCTGCCTcatccgtttttcctcctcctcctcctcgtgtctccctcttcctcattcttctttaccTCTCATTCTCAtccgttttttcctctcccccttccttctgtacctctcctcctcctcctcctccacatcttcagtctttttttatttttgttgtttgtctttctcgtgtcttcctcctcttcacctcttcaccTTGTCCTCCATTTACCTGGCTACCTACCTACTCACCTATCTACTTACCTGTTTAGctgtctcctcgtcctcctttcacCACTGTCTTTCGTCTCCTCGtcacctgtttcttttttttttttttttctttataccttATTTATTCGTTTGAGATTTGTGTTgttacttttttattcatatgtCCTGCACTTTTTTACTATTACAACCCCAGTTTATCTATTAAATGTCTCCGTAACGAAACAGTGATATtatagaaggggaaaggggaagaaagggaggtgggaaggaaagtaggaacatATTAAAACAGAcattaaagaagggaaaagggagagaggaaggaagggaaaagggagagataaaagaagggaaaagggagaggaaggaagggaagcagtaaagaaaggaaaagggagagaggaaggaagggaaaagggagagaggaaggaagggaaaagggagagaggaagaaagggaaaagggagagaggaaggaagggaagcagtaaagaagggaaaagggagagaggaaggaagggaaaagggagagaggaaggaagggaaaagggagagaggaaggaagggaaaagggagagaggaagaaaaggaaaaaggagagaagaaggaaaaagggggagaatgGAGGGACGGGAGGAAGAAAGTCATGAACGtattatggaaggaaagaaaaaaaaatgaacgaaagaaagtgaagcaaagaaggaaggactaAAGgcgagaatggagggaaagaagaaagtcgAATGGAAAGGAtgtttggaaggaaaggaaaagggaggaggaagagtatgaaagggaagcaagaaggaaggaataaagacaagaatggagggaagggaagaagaaagtcaTGAACGTagtattgaaggaaaagaaaactgaacgaAAGAAAGTGAAgcaaaataggaaggaagggacagaaggaagaaactCATATAGAAAGGACGTagcgtggaaggaaagaaaacgggaacgaaggaaagggaagcaaaggagaaagggagggagtgatggaaataaaggaaggaataaaagcgagaatgaagagatggaaggaaaataagtcaTAAAGAacaatatggaaggaaagaaaaaaaaaaaaaaagaaagtgaagcaaAGAAGGAACGGATAACGGCGAGatggaagggacagaaggaagaaagttaTATAGAAAGGGAACgtaggaaagggaagcaaaggagaaagggaggggaggagggaaagaaagtagtatgaaggaaaagaaagccgggacgaaggaaagggaagaatgaaggaagaaaggaagggaggggtaaggatgaaaggagaggtaAATTAAacgaaagaaaggtaagaaaatggaaaggagggagggaaggggttgcatggaaggaaggaagggagggagggagggggttgcatgaaaataaagggagggaaaggaaggaagaaatagggtgagaaagaaggtaggattgaaagaaagaaaaataacgaaagagagggaagatCAGACGGAAGAATGAAGGGACGGAGGTAAGGTTAACATGCATCTACTCAATCAACCAGCCTACTTACTCAATCAAGGTGTTTATTGTTGAGAGGAAAATCACAGGTGTATGTCGTTATATTATGAATCTTAATTAAAAAGGTAAGATTTAAATCGACCaaatgatactctctctctctctctctctctctctctctctctctctctctctctctctctctctctctctctctctctctctctctccggccatCAGTTAGCGTCACTCTCGGCCTTGtagttggcagagagagagagagagaatttgacaTTGCACATACCCACACCTtgctgtattctctctctctctctctctctctctctctctctctctctctctctctctctctctgcgggtgTCCCCAACTGATAATCTTATCTTTATTGACTCACAGTAGGTctacgatttctctctctctctctctctctctctctctctctctctctctctctctctctctctctctctctctcagggttaATTCCTAACGAGGATAAGAATGTCaagcatgcagagagagagagagagagagagagagcaaggaagttTGGTATTAAATGTATGTCGTAAGAGGTATTGAGTTTCCTAAATCTAGttgtggaatctctctctctctctctctctctctctctctctctctctctctctctctctctctctctctctctctctctcaagtgtacCGTAATAGGCTGTCCATTCActtgcttgattttttttatgaatgaagGACAAGTCTATGAAggcagccaccaccatcaccaccaccaccaccatcaccacctctaccaccaccactgccagcacCACCTTTACCTCCACACCACTACCCTcaacccccaaccaccaccaccaccaccatttccatcaccaccaccacctctacctgtCTTGAAGGCATACTTACCCGGCACAGGAGATATCACAaacttaaagaagaagaaaattaaaggcgATTAAAACTCAGTAATGTCGTTTCTTGGTTTGGTGGTGATTTTTGTTTGTCGTTTTTATTACTATATTTATTATCATTGCTGTTGTTACTATTACTAATAAATTAATGTGTTTATAACTactacttttatcatattttcttgtaTATTGTTTCTTTACGTTTTAACTAAGTCctgctaccacaactactactatatattactagctactactactactatgtattaatagctactactactactatatattactagctactactactactatgtattaatagctactactactactatgtattaatagctactactactactatgtattaatagctactactactactatgtattaatagctactactactactatgtattaatagctactactactactactactactactactactactactactactactactatattactactactactactatatattactagctactactactatattactagctactactactactactatattactagctactactactactactatattactagctactactactactactatattactagctactactactactactatattactagctactactactactactatattactagctactactactactactactactacaactgctatatTGCTAGCTACTACAGCAACTGCTGTTATTACTGCTGGCTGTTGCTCTACTTACTGTGTTACTggtttgctgctactactactatattactagcTACTGCTGGTTTACTATattactagctactactactactatatgttactagctactactactactatatattactagctactactactactatatattactagctactactactactatatattactagctactactactactatatattactagctactactactactacctactactatatattactagctactactactatatattactagctactactatatattactagctactactactatatattactagctactactactactatatattactagctactactactactatatattactagctactactactatatattactagctactactactactatatattactagctactactactactatatattactagctactactactactactactatatattactagctactactactactatatattactagctactactactactatatattactagctactactactactatatattactagctactactactactatatattactagctactactactactactatatattactagctactactactactatatattactagctactactactactactatattactacctactactactatattactagctactactactactactactatattactagctactactactatatattactagctactactactactactatatattactagctactactactactactactatatattactagctactactactactatatattactactactactatatattactagctactactactactatatattactagctactactactatatattactagctactactactactactactatatattactagctactactactactactatatattactagctactactactactatatattactagctactactactactactactactactactactactactactattatccatactaggcttgcttgaggggcctggatggtattcggccccagcccgtcattgcgcaggcaagtgtttatagtggcgccatctttactactactactaacataaCCTTCTCGTATCTTTGCAGCGTGTGGGTACTGCAGCCAGCAACTcgcccactccaccaccaccaccacccgccacCCCTGCCCTGGCGCCTCCCACAGCACCTCCCGGACCCCGCTCCCCTCCCCCAGCCACCAGCCCCTCTCgcacccccccaccacctccccgccACGCCGCATCAACCGCCGCACCGAGCTGGACTTCGAAGAGCTCCGCGCCCTGCAGGTCGCCGGGGACATCGCGCTTATTGATGTGAGGGACACGCAGGAACTGGAGAACTACGGAGAGATTCCCGGCTCGCTCCACATCCCCCGTAAGTGTTGACCTTCCTTTGACCCGGGACCtttaccccttcccttcattcctcccttattgtctgttccttcccctctcttcctgttttctctgtattttcctttcctttctttctcaacccccttcctcctcctcctgtttttatgttctcctcctcctcctcctctttccttcgtcctcctcctcctctcccttctttccctctcctcttacctcctctcccccccttctcactctcctatcctgtatctcctttccctcctttgacCTGTGACCTttacccctttccttcattcctcccttctttccctctcctcttacctcctctccttccctttctcactctcctatcctgtatctcctttccctcctttgacCTGGGACCtttaccccttcccttcattcctcccttctttcctcctctcccttctttccctctcctcttacctcctctcctcccccttctcactCTCCTATCCTGTATCTACTTTCCCGCCTTTGCAttaccctcttttcctttcctcttacacactcgcatttgacagggttttcgtaggagttttggccatttccagaggtactgttatgaccctggaggtagtttgacccttctcctgcaccGTGGATATGAGaaacacccatgaaagcccgattactctccttttcggcccttggaaagAAATAATGTGAGAGtttgaagcgtctgagaatacagggagaaggaagaaaaagtaggagtaagaaaagtaagacgggaaggaaagggcaaagaaggaagaaagcgatTGGAAACtatcgattaaaaaaaaaagacaaggaggagaggaagaagagaaaaaaagtgtgatGAATAAAATGTAGAGTACCGACAAGTTATCGCCTCGTAGGTCCTCCCTCTAATCCTTTCTTGTGCTtaaccacctgtgtgtgtgtgtgtgtgttcgtgtgtgtgtgtgtgtgtgtatgttttagggtaaagaaaagtaaaactgATCTTTGATGCGAGAGATACaggtccttcttttttttttagcgtaaACTGGGAAGAATTAATTTAACCTaatattcctctttttattattagatatatttcgcgttttttttattttatttttttatactgatgtaggagagagagagagagagactcaacgCTGAAGTATTTCAGTGCCAAGACTCGTGACAGAGGGGAAGggcgggagaagagaagaaatgggagggggagggggggtggcaagatttttccccttttcccccacttcaaggttctctctctctctctctctctctctctctctctctctctctctctctctctctctctctgtctgttccttcccctctcttcccgttttctctatattttcctttcctttctttctcaaccccttcctcctcctgtttttatgttctcctcctcctccttccatcgtccTCCTCATTCGTTTTAgtacttatttttatctttccctgtcctcctcttcctcctcccattctcctcctctcattctttttacttatttttcttcttcccctttcctcctcctccatccaccttcCTCCTTCGTCCATCCTATTTAGTCTTTTTAccgttttatcttcccttcctcctcctacttttcttcccacACGCGAGTTACTTCAAGGCCATGGTCATatccctttttatccttcctcctcctcctcctccctttcctcacgtGCAGTACCcccacttctccctcccccatcccacCTCCCCCCCACTCCTTTTCCTAGTCTATCATTAtctacttcccctctcctcccttctctctttcctcttctttcccttctttcttccctcttcaatTATCTCCAttcatccctcttctccctctcttcctttccttttccccttccccttaatcttccctcctttcctcctccccttctttccctctcctcttacctcctctccttcctcttctcacactCCAATCCtgtatctcctttccctcctttcttttatactccttccctttctcttctcctccctctcccagtcttttatcttctctctcctaccccctccctccctccctctactcttcatctcctcacgtgtagatctctctccctccctctctccctctcacgtgCACTGCCACCCGTCTCTCCTCTATCGCCTACGTGCATtgcttcctatcccttctccccctcccctccctctccccatgcTCCCCTATGTCACGTGCAGTACTCTCTCTCGTATGGATTGTAcattgacctcctcctcttcctccccttccctccatccctccctctctcccccatttctCCTCCCAGACATTTTAGTActgccacgtctctctctctctctctctctctctctctctctctctctctctctctctctctctctctctctctctctctctctctctctctcaagccggaTCTTGTATATTTAAAAAACAAGTTTCTTTAGGttagttcctgtgtgtgtgtgtgtgtgtgtgtgtgtgtgtgtgtgtgtgtgtgtgtgtgtgtgtgtggggcgccAGACAGTCGGGAATGTGGTGAGGACGgcctgaagggaaggggaaagagagggagggaaggggaagggggatagtAAAGGTATGGTGaaagacctgtgtgtgtgtgtgtgtgtgtgtgtgtgtgtgtcagtatgataatttacacacacacacacacacacacacacacacacacacacacacgtaggcatACAGTTATATAATAGGTtagtcatcagagagagagagaaatgggtgtTGTCGGTGTTACATAACGAAGGGCGGTCGATGGGAAGATCACGTAGCCAGTATATTTAATTCGTCTTAACTCTTCCGTGAGACTTATCTTTATTACCAGCAACGTAAAGAGTATGAGTCTCCAAAATAACTGGATTGGCTTTCTCTTTACTCTAGCCAGGTGGGGATCTTGAAGCCCGCAGCCGCCATATTTAAATCCCCACTGGCCGAGGTATTCATGTAAAAATTCGGAAAAAACATATTTGAGATGAGTGGGTATGATAATGTCTGGATGGGcgtgaaaatatagatagatggaaaagaaagtaaTCCAAGCATACTTTACCTttatcaagaggagagtatcaggacttctctcccaaaattgacctccgtccacttttttttatttatttatttatttatttatttatttatttatttatttatttattttttttagaaaacggctcaagggcaacaaaaagagtgaaaaaaaaagcccgctactcgccgccccCAGTATGTTTGATTCGTCTTGACTCTTCCGTGAGACTTAACTTTATTAATCTTTTATACAGGACCaatgattagcggacttttttcactttttttcttctttttttttcttgagctgcttcctttactgtaaatatataaagatttaaagtatttttttcctcactttttttccttgagTTACTTCCTTTGATGTGGAAAAAAAATCCTGCCAATTGTTTTACGTGTTTGATATGATTTAACTTTTTACTTTGGTGTATTATAttcactttatattttttccttattgcCCAGTTATATATTTTACATTTCCTTCTGTAGCCCATGCGCAGGTCCTTTAAGTGTTTACGTGAGCATAGGGACGGATCTATGGCAGTGAGAGTTTTTAAAATGTGAAAATTCTTGAAAAAAAAGAGTTGGAGAAATCCACCTTTTTTTTATCAAGATTGTTTATGGGACGCCAActgcaccctctctctctctctctctctctctctctctctctctctctctctctctctctctctctctctctctctctcggcttatGTAACTAAAAAGGCAGGATGTTGATCGTAAAAATAAGTCGCCTTTCCACTgttggttattctctctctctctctctctctctctctctctctctctctctctctctctctctctctctctctctctctctctctcctgtgacccgtgatattttgtttttgttttcttatcatacgaaaaaaaaggaggaaaagattagaGACAATGTTGAGTGTTTTGTcctacccagagagaga
Proteins encoded:
- the LOC126990175 gene encoding uncharacterized protein LOC126990175 isoform X3, with the protein product MEALARSLSSIPRVASLSCGYCSQQLAHSTTTTTRHPCPGASHSTSRTPLPSPSHQPLSHPPTTSPPRRINRRTELDFEELRALQVAGDIALIDVRDTQELENYGEIPGSLHIPLCKIKSALQLSEDDWVREYEVEKPHQLDRNLIFYARGPNASSTAVEIAHRLGFKRSRHYTGGWEDYCRRTGLPLKKAQDSASGNYYMSDFDQYFL